The segment TGATCCTTATAATGATCATGATTATGGGTGACATAGTCGTTATTATTCTTCATTTCGTTCAGCCTCCCATGGGTCGGTCAGACCAAATTCCAGTCTCACATATCCTCGTGGGTATGCTGGGCCAGCGTACCCAATCTCCGACCAGATAGTAGGGTGAGCATAATAGGCACTGACAATTAATGATGCTAATTTTTTAAATAATTCTTTCTGTGGTATTTGCTGCCAATCAGGTACTAAATAAGCCTTGGCTTTTTGTAACGCAGCCACCATCTCGAACTGTTGTCCAGCGTTGAGTTCAACAAATGAGCAATCGAATTGACCCCGGGCGGCGTTATCTAATGCCTTTAAGCCCCACCTTATTAAGTCTTTTAGCGGCGGTGCATCTGGTTTTCGTTCCCCTTCACCAACTGGGGAAGTTAAGCTTTCATCGGTATGGTTAATGACAAATTCCAATATTTCTTTTCTGTCATCATATATAAGATGGGAAGCAATAGCTTTTAGCATTTCCTTCTCTTCAGGCAGTAAAAATTTAGGTGCGGCAAAAGGCCCTAACCTTTTTAATACTATTTCTTCGGTATGCTGGTCCCACTCTTTCTTTTCATCCAGCACATTAAAACCTTTGTAACGTGTCCTCTGTTTTTCATACATAACCATTTACCTCCAATAAAGGGCTATCAGCCCTAAAACACTCATGGATAGCACCATCATAGGCAGTATCACCGGCGGCCCCACCAAAAAGTTCTCTAAGTTGTATCCACCTACTCTTTCCCCCACACCCGTTGTATGCAGCGTAAGACCTGTAAGGCCCGCTAAAGCACCGACAGCATAGAAAATCCCCGCCGAAAGAATTAACAGCGGCGTGACATAGAAAACCAGCAGCAAAGAAACCAACCCAAGCAGCGGTGCCCCTAACACCGGCAGCCACTGGGCCCAGTGACGAAAGTTTTGTCGATAGTGAAACATGGTCACCTGAACAAAAATAGCGATAAAAACCACAGCTAAAAATAATAATATTACCCTGGCAATCGGCCAGCCTTCCCACATAAGTTATCAACTCCTTATTTTTTTAAATTAGCGGTAATGGTACCGGGTCAAGGTGAACATCAACCACAGCCGGCTTCTGAGTCGCAAGGCACTCCCTTAACGCGCCCGGAAACTGCTCCGCTTGGGTAACTTTCCTACCCATCGCACCAAATGCTCTGGCGGCCTCTGAGAAATCAGGCACCTTAATATCGTAACCAAATGCTTTAAGACCTTCTTTTTCCATTTTGACCTTTTCTAAGTTATAGCTATGGTCATTAGCTACCACTACTGTTACAGGCAGCTGGTATTTCACTGCGGTGGCCAGCTCATTGACGGACATCAACATACCGCCGTCACCTACCAGCGCCACGATGTGTCTACCCGGGAAATGAATACATGCACTCAGTGCGCCGGGCAGCCCACCGCCCATGCTGCGCCAGTGGCTGGACCCCAGAACTTCCTGGCCCTTGTTTTCAAAATAAGTATCAAACCAGTGAATAAACCCGCCTACATCACAAACTACCACTGCATCGCTGGGAAGCACTTTTCCTAACACGGCCATTAAATGTGCCGGCTGTATCGGGGAAACCTGATTCTTTTCCTGCTCATTTATTAATGCCATCAGCTTGTTATGGCCTTGGTTTATTCTTGCCCCCCAATCGACATGCTTCATAAAGCTTAATTGATTGTTAAGCATAGCCAGTCCCCGGGCAATGTTTCCCACTAAAATCTTGACTGTCTGCTTATAATCCGCTGCGGCAGGGTCCTCTATTAGCTGGACTATCTTCACATTGGTGGGTAGAAACTTCTTTTCATAGGATGCGCTGCCCACCAACAGAATACAGTCTGTTTCGGCGACCGCCTCAGGTACAAATGCCTCTCCGATCCCACCTAATAGCCGAGGTTGTTCGGTGGGCACAGCCCCTTTGGCCTGCTGGGCCAAAACCAGTCCGGCGTCAAGTTTATC is part of the Metallumcola ferriviriculae genome and harbors:
- a CDS encoding gluconate 2-dehydrogenase subunit 3 family protein, which translates into the protein MYEKQRTRYKGFNVLDEKKEWDQHTEEIVLKRLGPFAAPKFLLPEEKEMLKAIASHLIYDDRKEILEFVINHTDESLTSPVGEGERKPDAPPLKDLIRWGLKALDNAARGQFDCSFVELNAGQQFEMVAALQKAKAYLVPDWQQIPQKELFKKLASLIVSAYYAHPTIWSEIGYAGPAYPRGYVRLEFGLTDPWEAERNEE
- a CDS encoding thiamine pyrophosphate-binding protein, translating into MDNQITVAEALLQLLYKNGITNIYGVLGDAVFPLFDALGRQRDVNFYAVTNEVNAAFMASYQAKLTGKVGVCVATSGPGTANLINGLADAYFDKAPVLAITGQVESSKVGTGSKQDINQQQLLQAVTSKSQLITSGQSFLDIAAKALVQAENKRTVTHLAIPKDVFFHPVGRTGVPLLPDIKSTVGVPDDEIKSALEVLVAAEKPLIVAGDVTKQDADLLIGIADKLDAGLVLAQQAKGAVPTEQPRLLGGIGEAFVPEAVAETDCILLVGSASYEKKFLPTNVKIVQLIEDPAAADYKQTVKILVGNIARGLAMLNNQLSFMKHVDWGARINQGHNKLMALINEQEKNQVSPIQPAHLMAVLGKVLPSDAVVVCDVGGFIHWFDTYFENKGQEVLGSSHWRSMGGGLPGALSACIHFPGRHIVALVGDGGMLMSVNELATAVKYQLPVTVVVANDHSYNLEKVKMEKEGLKAFGYDIKVPDFSEAARAFGAMGRKVTQAEQFPGALRECLATQKPAVVDVHLDPVPLPLI